From the Lolium rigidum isolate FL_2022 chromosome 2, APGP_CSIRO_Lrig_0.1, whole genome shotgun sequence genome, one window contains:
- the LOC124689282 gene encoding mucin-2-like, which yields MAEAAAAAADRGERGRSWYLSKEEIERGSPSRRDGVGAAKEAQLRATYCCFIRDVGLRLRLPQITIATGMLLCHRFYLHQSHAKNEWQTVATACIFLASKIEDTPCQLDCVVIRCHETMYKKNPVAARRISQKAILEKQKALILAGEALLLSTIRYDLNIQHPYEPLNVALKKLGISHKEVKQSATNLINDTLRTTLVVQLKPHYIAAGSLSLAARFHNVRLPTENGKVWWQQFDIAPKLLEAAIQQMKELFMKRNQLPKSPAIQPTPAQNPVEKQQIVSTTPAIQPTSAQPLVEKQQITSTTPAIRAVPAQTPVQKQPTISTSPAMRPIPAQDRAEKLQKRSMTPAIRPLPAQTPVEKQQAISKTPAIRSVPAQDPVEKQQTRSTTPAIRPIPAQTPVEKQQAISKTPAIRSVPAQDPVEKQQTRSTTPAIRPIPAQTPVEKQQAISKTPAIRSVPAQDPVEKQQTRSTTPAIRPIPAQTPVEKQQTRSKTPAIRYVPPQDPVEKQQTRSKTPAIRYVPPQDPVEKQQTRSKTPAIRPIPAQTPVEKQQTISMAPAIRSFPAQTPVEKQQIISTTPAIQPTSAQPPVEEQQLISTTPAIQPTSAQPPVEKKQIISTTPAIRPVPAHTPVEKQQIISTTPAIQPTSAQPLVEKLQIISTTPAIQPTSAQPLVEKKQIISFPKPVLKYTYSRRGLKRPAPDPVPSPTLVEKQQMKNTVGPVLGQELSTSGSLNRPTLATTTTPAPVKKQKIGSTPDSVGHTQSSVGGTMPTRAPVRARTPVRKQKIRTQDSVPRHTRPSDGGERSPVPVPARTRTPVRKQQIISIQVPVLRHPQPSVGGERRSTTALARSPVRKQQTISTPDFDLRQTNPSVGGVRKSTAAPAPARARSPVRKPHTHPSAGGERRSSAAPARSPVRREQIISTPDSVLRDTNPSVGGERQPTTAPARAQAGSPERKPHTHPSAGGERRSATALARSPVRKEQIIRTPDSVLRDTNPSVGGKRQPTTAPARARAGSPERKPHTHPLAGGERRSATALARSPVRKEQIISTPDSLLSHTNPSHRGLKSNNFDRHASRRMRVDSSVHRDSAASSGRNEDSMPQRMHVDHSLNKTTKDGRPEVLTLREALRADHVYPVRSGPKDVNMARVTNFVNKRKIQEAAEHPALVNKPDGDAWTGPQIRSVIVAPPSLKKQKI from the exons atggcggaggcggcggcggcggccgccgaccGGGGCGAGCGGGGGCGGTCCTGGTACCTcagcaaggaggagatcgagcgcGGGTCGCCGTCCCGGCGGGACGGCGTCGGCGCCGCCAAGGAGGCCCAGCTCCGGGCCACCTACTGCTGCTTCATCCGCGACGTCGGCCTCAGGCTCCGCCT GCCCCAGATCACAATCGCGACGGGGATGCTGCTCTGCCACCGCTTCTACCTCCACCAGTCCCACGCCAAGAACGAGTGGCAG ACTGTTGCAACAGCTTGCATTTTTCTTGCCTCGAAGATTGAGGACACGCCTTGCCAATTAGATTGTGTGGTAATCAGGTGCCATGAAACAATGTACAAGAAGAACCCTGTTGCTGCTCGCAGAATCAGTCAGAAG GCGATTCTTGAGAAACAGAAGGCCCTAATTTTGGCAGGGGAGGCGCTATTGCTTTCAACCATTAGATATGATCTCAACATACAGCATCCTTATGAGCCACTAAATGTCGCTCTCAAGAAACTCGGGATCTCCCACAAGGAAGTGAAACAATCTGCAACTAATCTCATAAATGATAC GCTTCGGACTACATTGGTAGTGCAATTAAAACCACACTACATTGCTGCTGGATCTCTCTCCCTTGCTGCTAGGTTTCACAATGTCAGGCTTCCTACTGAAAATGGAAAAGTATGGTGGCAGCAGTTCGATATTGCTCCAAAACTCTTGGAAG CTGCTATCCAGCAAATGAAAGAGCTATTTATGAAAAGAAACCAGCTCCCCAAGAGTCCTGCTATCCAGCCCACTCCAGCTCAGAATCCGGTGGAGAAACAGCAGATAGTAAGCACGACTCCTGCTATCCAGCCCACTTCAGCTCAGCCTCTGGTGGAGAAACAGCAGATAACAAGCACGACTCCTGCTATCCGGGCCGTTCCAGCTCAGACCCCGGTGCAGAAACAGCCGACAATAAGCACGAGTCCTGCTATGCGGCCCATTCCAGCCCAGGACCGGGCGGAGAAACTGCAGAAAAGGAGCATGACTCCTGCTATCCGGCCCCTTCCAGCTCAGACCCCAGTGGAGAAACAGCAGGCAATAAGCAAAACTCCTGCTATCCGGTCTGTTCCAGCTCAGGACCCGGTGGAGAAACAGCAGACAAGAAGCACGACTCCTGCTATCCGGCCCATTCCAGCTCAGACCCCGGTGGAGAAACAGCAGGCAATAAGCAAAACTCCTGCTATCCGGTCTGTTCCAGCTCAGGACCCGGTGGAGAAACAGCAGACAAGAAGCACGACTCCTGCTATCCGGCCCATTCCAGCTCAGACCCCGGTGGAGAAACAGCAGGCAATAAGCAAAACTCCTGCTATCCGGTCTGTTCCAGCTCAGGACCCGGTGGAGAAACAGCAGACAAGAAGCACGACTCCTGCTATCCGGCCCATTCCAGCTCAGACCCCGGTGGAGAAACAGCAGACAAGAAGCAAAACTCCTGCTATCCGGTACGTTCCACCTCAGGATCCGGTGGAGAAACAGCAGACTAGAAGCAAGACTCCTGCTATCCGGTACGTTCCACCTCAGGATCCGGTGGAGAAACAGCAGACTAGAAGCAAGACTCCTGCTATCCGGCCCATTCCAGCTCAGACCCCGGTGGAGAAACAACAGACAATAAGTATGGCTCCTGCTATCCGGTCTTTTCCAGCTCAGACCCCGGTGGAGAAACAGCAGATAATAAGCACGACTCCTGCTATCCAGCCCACTTCAGCTCAGCCTCCGGTGGAGGAACAGCAGCTAATAAGCACGACTCCTGCTATCCAGCCCACTTCAGCTCAGCCTCCGGTGGAGAAAAAGCAGATAATAAGCACGACTCCTGCTATCCGGCCTGTTCCAGCTCATACCCCGGTGGAGAAACAGCAAATAATAAGCACGACTCCTGCTATACAGCCCACTTCAGCTCAGCCTCTGGTGGAGAAACTGCAAATAATAAGCACGACTCCTGCTATCCAGCCCACTTCAGCTCAGCCTCTGGTGGAGAAGAAGCAGATTATAAGCTTCCCGAAGCCTGTTCTGAAGTATACATACTCAAGGAGAGGCCTAAAAAGGCCTGCTCCAGATCCAGTTCCATCGCCAACTCTGGTGGAGAAACAGCAGatgaaaaacacagtgggtcctgtTTTGGGGCAGGAGCTCTCTACCAGTGGAAGCCTAAATAGGCCAACTTTAGCTACAACTACAACTCCAGCTCCGGTGAAGAAACAGAAGATAGGAAGCACCCCGGACTCTGTGGGGCATACACAGTCTTCAGTTGGAGGCACAATGCCCACTAGAGCTCCAGTTAGAGCTAGAACACCGGTGaggaaacagaaaataagaacgCAAGACTCTGTTCCGAGGCACACTCGCCCTTCAGACGGAGGCGAAAGAAGTCCTGTTCCAGTTCCAGCTCGAACTAGAACTCCGGTGAGGAAACAGCAGATAATAAGCATCCAAGTCCCTGTTCTGAGGCATCCTCAACCTTCAGTTGGAGGTGAAAGAAGGTCCACGACAGCTCTAGCTAGATCTCCGGTGAGGAAACAGCAGACAATAAGCACCCCAGACTTTGATCTGAGGCAGACAAATCCTTCAGTCGGAGGCGTAAGAAAGTCCACTGCAGCTCCAGCACCAGCTCGAGCTAGAAGTCCGGTGAGGAAACCGCATACTCACCCTTCAGCTGGAGGCGAAAGAAGGTCTTCTGCAGCTCCAGCTAGATCTCCGGTCAGGAGAGAGCAGATAATAAGCACCCCAGACTCTGTTCTGAGGGATACAAATCCTTCAGTCGGAGGCGAAAGACAGCCCACTACAGCTCCAGCTCGAGCTCAAGCtggaagtccggagaggaaaccgcATACTCACCCTTCGGCTGGAGGTGAAAGAAGGTCTGCTACAGCTCTAGCTAGATCTCCGGTGAGGAAAGAGCAGATAATAAGAACCCCAGACTCTGTTCTGAGGGATACAAATCCTTCAGTCGGAGGCAAAAGACAGCCCACTACAGCTCCAGCTCGAGCTCGAGCtggaagtccggagaggaaaccgcATACTCACCCTTTGGCTGGAGGTGAAAGAAGGTCTGCTACAGCTCTAGCTAGATCTCCGGTGAGGAAAGAGCAGATAATAAGCACCCCAGACTCTCTTCTGAGTCATACAAATCCTTCACACAGAGGCCTAAAAAGCAATAACTTTGATAGACATGCTTCCAGGCGTATGCGTGTGGACAGTTCAGTTCATCGAGATTCCGCTGCCAGCTCTGGAAGGAATGAAGATAGCATGCCACAGCGAATGCATGTGGATCATAGCTTGAATAAAACTACCAAGGATGGTAGGCCAGAGGTGCTAACTCTCCGGGAAGCTCTAAGAGCTGATCATGTCTACCCTGTTCGCAGCGGACCGAAAGATGTAAATATGGCGAGGGTGACAAACTTTGTCAACAAGAGAAAGATTCAGGAGGCTGCAGAGCATCCAGCTCTGGTTAATAAACCTGACGGAGATGCTTGGACGGGGCCGCAGATTAGAAGTGTCATTGTTGCCCCACCGTCCTTGAAGAAACAGAAGATCTAG